One segment of Sphaerodactylus townsendi isolate TG3544 linkage group LG17, MPM_Stown_v2.3, whole genome shotgun sequence DNA contains the following:
- the LOC125424758 gene encoding IQ domain-containing protein H-like, whose product MLKILRDPQNVQYRKILSQTYGVNMPLVSRRKMAPVPSQKVARGVTMSNLSVAPPSFHLGSSCSVLPLTRRDAQKGILSLIERGLIPRAAKITLEKPLVLPKPAPLHDPHTKHKKPAADGSAESKKPGPHTYPSLSHTSKGSKGTKGSVAPPPSCTSMMSLKKHQLIPAIQKRGAALHPLCLTKNLPEEFDFLIHKGNIDYKAPDLIAFKQHCCLFWGSALAFLEHVASRLKDYAVTLAIIRGKKVLELLLDFEFRQRLTQEELLSVIRNSIAVQKLFNRPGQRYKGQNGVKAAAAKIQATWRCYKLRKAYVAFWKRQWASGVIAISWLVHVQRNRVRKTLWESRQKHRENFCIRAKHLAANWNRIRASKRTVIHIPSLDD is encoded by the exons GTGCCCTCTCAGAAAGTAGCCAGGGGTGTCACGATGAGCAACCTCTCAGTGGCTCCGCCTTCCTTCCATTTGGGCAGTTCGTGCTCTGTGTTGCCCCTGACCAGGAGGGATGCCCAGAAAG GGATCCTGAGTCTAATTGAAAGGGGTCTGATCCCGCGGGCGGCCAAGATTACTCTAGAGAAACCTCTTGTTCTGCCCAAACCGGCTCCTCTCCATGATCCTCACACCAAGCACAAGAAGCCAGCTGCAG atggaAGTGCAGAGAGCAAGAAGCCGGGGCCTCACACGTACCCATCCCTCAGCCACACCAGCAAGGGCAGCAAAGGCACCAAGGGCAGTgtcgccccacccccctcctgcaCCTCCATGATGTCCCTCAAGAAGCACCAGCTCATCCCAGCCATCCAGAAGCGGGGGGCGGCCCTTCACCCTCTCTGCCTGACAAAG AATCTGCCGGAGGAATTTGATTTTCTGATTCACAAGGGAAATATAGACTACAAGGCTCCTGATCTCATCGCGTTCAAACAACACTGCTGCTTGTTCTGGGGGAGCGCCCTCGCCTTCTTGGAACACGTCGCCAGCCGTCTGAAAGATTACGCCGTGACTTTGGCCATCATCAGGGGGAAGAAGGTACTGGAGCTCCTCCTGGACTTTGAATTCCGCCAGCGGCTGACCCAGGAGGAGCTCCTTTCCGTGATCAGGAACAGCATAGCTGTGCAGAAGCTCTTCAACCGGCCTGGCCAGAGGTACAAAGGTCAGAACGGCGTCAAAGCGGCGGCCGCCAAGATCCAGGCTACGTGGCGGTGTTACAAGCTCAGGAAAGCCTATGTCGCTTTTTGGAAGAGGCAGTGGGCCTCCGGGGTGATCGCTATCTCGTGGCTGGTGCATGTGCAGAGGAACCGGGTTCGAAAGACCCTGTGGGAGTCACGGCAGAAGCATCGGGAGAATTTCTGCATCCGGGCCAAG CATCTGGCCGCCAACTGGAATCGCATCAGGGCCTCTAAGAGGACCGTTATCCATATCCCGTCATTAG